One segment of Fibrobacter sp. UWB10 DNA contains the following:
- a CDS encoding DUF3332 family protein: MKKGIITLLCAGMIVLSGCYGKYACFNKLLAWNGTLGNKWLNSIVHFGMNVIPVYGIALFVDFLVLNTVEFWTGSNPLASGDSYYEKDAQGNEIAAVKNADGSMTVEMTTAAGEKATMTLQRDENVIRALDAEGNVVAQRELDK, translated from the coding sequence ATGAAAAAAGGTATCATTACCCTTCTCTGCGCCGGCATGATTGTTCTTTCCGGCTGCTATGGCAAGTACGCATGCTTCAACAAGTTGCTCGCTTGGAACGGCACCCTTGGTAACAAGTGGCTCAACTCCATCGTGCACTTCGGCATGAACGTGATCCCGGTCTACGGTATCGCTCTGTTCGTGGACTTCCTCGTCCTCAACACTGTCGAATTCTGGACTGGCTCCAACCCGCTCGCTTCTGGCGACTCCTACTATGAAAAGGACGCTCAGGGCAACGAAATTGCCGCTGTCAAGAATGCTGACGGTTCTATGACCGTTGAAATGACCACCGCTGCTGGCGAAAAGGCCACCATGACCCTCCAGCGCGATGAAAACGTTATCCGCGCCCTCGACGCCGAAGGTAACGTTGTTGCTCAGCGCGAACTCGACAAGTAA
- a CDS encoding tetratricopeptide repeat protein produces the protein MLWRVCYIGVLSLTFFLMSCVKDDIKRGNDALRIGDYERAIANFSKALDVEPANRDARYGLALSYYAVAEQTDRFKDSSFVRWSRAAREFKILYGLDSSGKIDANYSTCLFYLARATLNHDASANVLPLLDKSIGLDSLNYFSYNLKGLILAQSSAPGDLNIAKNIFIHIVTREPGFVSAYINLGNIYWDEGDVEAAWDTWSAGLQKAPTNRSLIYWTQVAEDSLKSMVLSGRL, from the coding sequence ATGCTATGGCGTGTGTGTTACATAGGGGTGCTTTCGCTCACCTTTTTCTTGATGTCTTGTGTCAAAGACGACATCAAGCGTGGTAACGACGCCTTGCGTATTGGCGACTACGAACGCGCCATTGCAAATTTCTCGAAAGCCTTGGATGTCGAACCTGCAAACCGCGACGCCCGTTACGGGTTGGCCCTTTCTTATTACGCCGTGGCGGAGCAGACTGACCGGTTTAAGGACTCTTCGTTTGTCCGTTGGAGCCGTGCGGCCCGTGAATTCAAGATTCTATACGGTCTAGATAGCAGCGGAAAAATCGATGCTAATTATTCTACGTGCCTGTTCTACCTGGCCCGAGCAACGTTGAACCACGATGCTTCTGCGAACGTACTGCCCTTATTGGATAAATCTATCGGATTGGATAGCCTGAACTATTTTAGTTATAACTTGAAGGGCTTGATTCTTGCCCAAAGCAGCGCTCCCGGTGACTTGAATATCGCAAAGAATATATTCATCCACATTGTAACGCGAGAGCCTGGATTTGTGTCTGCATACATTAACCTCGGAAATATTTACTGGGATGAGGGCGATGTGGAAGCGGCATGGGATACTTGGTCGGCTGGACTTCAGAAGGCACCGACAAACAGGTCCCTGATTTACTGGACGCAGGTTGCCGAAGATTCTTTGAAGTCGATGGTGCTTTCGGGTAGACTATGA